The proteins below are encoded in one region of Neorhodopirellula lusitana:
- a CDS encoding sulfatase family protein — protein sequence MIANQTPLRAESPVGADLAVRPNIIVILTDDQGYGDVSALNPEAKFQTPNLDRLAKEGVAFTNGHSADSVCTPSRYGLLTGRYPWRTKRKQGVMGAEGECMIVDGRMTLASLLQSQGYQTGMVGKWHLGMDFPGTPKNRDWTQPVQDMPLDKGFDYFFGIPASLNYGILAWFEGRYAAVPPTMYSNKKKNPRHMDYRIMPPYETSAGPSKDPTRTIKRGFEIAENFIDNQCLTRFTDKAIDWIGDKAADAKAGKPFFLYLPYTSPHYPVCPLPEFHGKGDAGAYGEFVIETDYHVGRVLKCLEEAGLDENTLIVYTSDNGPEKSWSGRLEKFGHDSRGGLRQGKRSVYEGGHRVPFLARWPAGISEPGRTCDRLVGQTDLLATFAEILNAPVPDNAGEDSQSFADELRTAGDAGTRLPLITHANSGGDLRYAITEGDWKMVLPDEKNQMQLYNLKQDRAETDNVADQHPEIVDRLTKTITQIVASGRTTPGDMSANDTGYWKDLYWMTEAEYDAAQ from the coding sequence GTATGGCGATGTCAGTGCACTTAACCCAGAGGCGAAGTTCCAGACACCGAATCTTGATCGGCTGGCGAAGGAAGGGGTTGCGTTTACGAATGGGCACAGTGCAGATTCAGTATGCACCCCGTCTCGCTACGGTTTGCTGACCGGTCGTTACCCTTGGCGTACCAAGCGAAAGCAAGGTGTTATGGGAGCGGAAGGCGAATGCATGATCGTTGATGGCCGGATGACTTTGGCGTCTTTGCTTCAATCACAGGGCTACCAGACCGGGATGGTTGGTAAGTGGCACTTGGGGATGGACTTTCCAGGGACACCTAAGAATCGCGACTGGACGCAGCCAGTTCAGGACATGCCGCTGGATAAAGGATTCGACTACTTCTTTGGGATCCCGGCATCGCTGAATTATGGGATCTTGGCTTGGTTTGAGGGGCGGTATGCCGCGGTTCCACCGACGATGTACTCGAACAAGAAAAAGAATCCTCGGCACATGGATTACCGGATCATGCCGCCTTATGAAACCAGTGCAGGACCTTCGAAGGATCCGACTCGGACTATCAAACGAGGGTTTGAGATTGCCGAGAACTTCATTGACAACCAATGCTTGACTCGCTTTACCGACAAGGCGATTGATTGGATCGGTGACAAGGCGGCGGATGCAAAAGCGGGAAAGCCGTTCTTTCTTTATCTGCCCTACACGTCACCTCATTATCCGGTGTGCCCGTTGCCAGAGTTTCATGGCAAGGGCGATGCGGGTGCGTATGGCGAATTTGTGATTGAAACAGACTATCACGTCGGACGTGTTTTGAAGTGCCTTGAAGAAGCTGGTTTGGACGAGAACACGTTGATCGTTTACACAAGTGACAACGGGCCGGAGAAGTCTTGGTCAGGGCGGCTGGAAAAGTTTGGGCACGATAGTCGAGGCGGGCTCCGTCAGGGGAAGCGTTCGGTCTATGAAGGTGGGCACCGTGTTCCGTTTTTGGCTCGTTGGCCGGCCGGTATCAGTGAGCCCGGGCGCACTTGCGATCGGCTGGTGGGGCAGACGGATTTATTGGCCACGTTTGCCGAGATCTTAAACGCGCCGGTGCCTGACAATGCGGGTGAGGATAGCCAGAGTTTTGCTGATGAGCTGCGAACGGCGGGGGACGCGGGAACCCGTTTGCCACTGATCACGCATGCCAACAGTGGAGGCGACTTGCGTTATGCGATCACGGAGGGCGATTGGAAAATGGTTTTGCCCGACGAGAAGAATCAGATGCAGCTATACAATTTGAAACAGGATCGGGCTGAAACCGACAACGTCGCGGATCAGCATCCTGAGATTGTTGATCGCTTGACCAAGACAATCACTCAAATTGTTGCTTCGGGACGAACGACCCCAGGGGACATGTCAGCCAACGATACAGGCTACTGGAAAGATCTGTACTGGATGACCGAGGCGGAATACGACGCTGCCCAGTAG